A single window of Carassius gibelio isolate Cgi1373 ecotype wild population from Czech Republic chromosome A19, carGib1.2-hapl.c, whole genome shotgun sequence DNA harbors:
- the LOC127935350 gene encoding E3 SUMO-protein ligase ZBED1-like: MLIIMSGKKSKVWDHFEKSKDDPKKAVCKLCRQTFAYHSSTSNMSYHLKHAHPQYSSNDVASCASTSQSTMMQQRFVLRPPLSEKRKREITEKIVDFIALDMRPINVVRGDGFKEMFEFLEPGYTIPKRDTIMHGLTSKFNTTKEILVKKIQSCTAVSFTTDTWTSIKSEGYMTVTAHFTSEDWQQHSFVLETKVLEESHTATNIKERLSEVVEEFKIPAEKRVAVVHDNAANMVLCTELISEDPSWGNAKGVRCAGHTLQLCINAALKTDPICQCIAAARRLVWHFKKSTKTTTALTHKQKQQNVAEHKLIQDVSTRWNSTYFMLERLLEQRWPVTAVLSDPEITKRSERGLDLTTAHWLTAEDTVAVLKPMVTLTELLSQDLNASLSATLPMLINMKRRHLVLRNEDSPTTKALKTELAKEIDTRWQLTENIATSIYIQAAVLDPRFKSLSFFDQHEREDAYSTVSDLAESLSTETAPESDHDSISPAEEGEPEPKKEKQAEISMLMAIDEEEHAEEKDEIKMYLADKTKVDSGPLAWWQKNEHRYPKLAKAAKRLHCIPSTSTPSERIFSKAGFIVNKSRSSLLPNNVDKLVFLSHNMKKLKSN; this comes from the exons ATGCTAATAATTATGTCAGGAAAAAAGTCCAAAGTGTGGGATCATTTTGAAAAGTCGAAGGACGACCCTAAAAAGGCTGTTTGCAAACTCTGCAGGCAAACATTTGCCTATCACTCGTCAACATCGAATATGTCTTATCATTTAAAACAT GCTCATCCACAATATAGCAGCAATGATGTGGCGTCGTGCGCTTCGACTTCGCAGTCAACAATGATGCAGCAGAGATTCGTTTTGAGACCGCCTCTAAGTGAGAAAAGAAAGCGAGAAATTACAGAGAAAATTGTCGATTTCATTGCGCTTGATATGAGACCAATCAACGTTGTCCGTGGTGACGGGttcaaagaaatgtttgaattCCTCGAACCAGGCTACACCATTCCCAAACGCGACACAATAATGCATGGCTTAACAAGCAAGTTCAACACGACTAAAGAAATTCTTGTTAAGAAAATTCAAAGTTGTACAGCAGTCAGCTTTACAACAGACACATGGACCTCTATCAAGAGTGAGGGTTACATGACCGTTACTGCACACTTCACGTCTGAAGATTGGCAACAACATTCTTTTGTGTTGGAAACAAAAGTGCTGGAGGAGAGCCACACAGCTACCAACATAAAAGAGCGACTCAGTGAAGTGGTTGAAGAATTTAAAATACCTGCAGAAAAGAGGGTAGCAGTCGTACATGACAATGCCGCTAATATGGTGTTGTGCACAGAACTGATTTCTGAGGATCCATCCTGGGGTAATGCGAAGGGCGTCCGTTGTGCAGGGCACACGTTACAGTTATGCATAAACGCGGCTCTTAAAACTGACCCCATATGTCAATGCATCGCTGCTGCTAGACGCCTTGTGTGGCATTTCAAGAAAAGTACTAAGACTACAACAGCTCTGACTCATAAACAGAAGCAGCAGAATGTTGCAGAACACAAACTTATCCAAGATGTCTCCACAAGATGGAACTCCACGTACTTCATGCTGGAGAGACTCTTGGAACAGAGATGGCCGGTTACAGCTGTGCTGTCAGACCCTGAAATTACCAAACGTTCTGAACGAGGTCTAGATCTCACAACAGCACATTGGCTGACAGCGGAGGACACGGTCGCAGTGCTCAAGCCTATGGTCACTCTCACTGAGCTGCTTTCTCAGGATTTAAACGCATCCCTATCTGCCACATTGCCCATGTTAATCAACATGAAGAGGCGCCATTTGGTGCTGCGCAACGAAGACAGTCCCACCACAAAAGCACTAAAGACAGAACTAGCAAAAGAAATTGACACGAGATGGCAACTGACGGAGAATATCGCGACCAGCATTTATATTCAAGCTGCTGTCTTAGACCCACGTTTTAAGAGCTTGTCATTCTTTGACCAACACGAACGAGAAGATGCGTACTCCACAGTGTCGGATCTGGCAGAAAGTTTATCTACAGAAACTGCGCCAGAAAGTGATCATGACAGCATTAGCCCCGCAGAGGAGGGTGAGCCCGAACCGAAAAAGGAAAAGCAGGCCGAGATATCCATGCTGATGGCCATTGATGAGGAGGAGCATGCAGAAGAGAaggatgaaataaaaatgtacttggcAGATAAAACAAAGGTTGATTCGGGACCATTGGCATGGTGGCAAAAAAATGAACACAGATATCCAAAGCTCGCTAAAGCAGCTAAACGACTCCACTGTATCCCTTCCACATCCACTCCATCAGAGCGCATATTTTCAAAGGCCGGCTTCATTGTGAACAAGTCGAGAAGCTCCCTTCTTCCCAACAATGTGGACAAGCTGGTGTTCCTCTCAcataatatgaaaaaattaaaatcgaaTTGA